The window CCACAAAAAACAAAGTTTACAGGTCGGATTTCTTTAATGTACATACGATAATTCATCATACTTATATGGTAAATATCAAACTTTCGAAATCCTAAACTGCGGCCTGTCATAACAAAATGCTTTGCACGAACATAGTTCCGTTGGAATCACATCTACAATGATACAGCATCTGTACCTTCAGGATGTGCCATTTTCTGCATTGCTGTTGGAGCAACCATGATCGGCATTGATATATTGTAACCCAAAACGTTTGTACTTGTATCAATCTTACTAACGTCGATCAGAATGCGAGGGCGAAACCTATGTAAATGACAGAATTTCAGAGTTAAAGAACACCAAAGGGAATGTACTAAACCTCAATTCTTTTTACTTGCAAACGATTTTGAAAGATTAGAAAATGCCAAAGATACAATTCTAATTGTTAGGTTTCTCCAATTTTTTGCacacaaattgaaaaaattgactCATAAGGACAATATATAAACATCATATGCTCTATCAACAACTAAACGATCTTCTACATCATATACTCATCAACGAAACAGAATCTTAACACAAAAATCTGCAATACCAAATAGACACTAGTGCTTATTTCTTCATTCTAGAGTAAAAACACAGAAAGTTTTCTCATGAACACAAACTGAAGCAATTTTGGAGGCACATTACAGTATCCTAGAGAAGGCGTTGCGGTTTTCCTGGAGAGTCCACTGGTCCTCAGCGCCAGACGCATAATAGTCGTAAACCATCTTGGGCAATTTCTCCCTTGCAATGGCCTCAAACTCCGTAACATTGGTAATGTTCTCCATATTCCCCTGCATCATCACCAACAAGCAATGAAACATCAAACATCATAAAGCAATGAAACATCAAACATCATAAAGTTACAAAATCAGCCATTACCACACAATAAACAGAATTTACAAACTCCAGTATTTGAATCCCTAAACGCCCAAATTAATTAGCACACACTGATTACAGAAAATCCAATCACAAaatttcttccaaaaataaCGCCTTATTGAACACAGTTGCAAAAGAGGATCCAATAGATTCTTCGCTTCAATCAATCTAGTGAATAATCAGCAAGTAATGAGCAATTGATTTGAATAATATCAATGATTATACATTAACTGCTACAAAAGGTGACAAGTATTCGAGTTGATGAATCACGTGAATCTTCAAAGCACAACACCCGCGGAATAAAATCAGCTCAAAAGAGGAACATCTAACATATGAAATCACATTGAAAAGCAcaaaaagggaagaagattCAGTGGTGTTACTGGAATTGAAGATTAGTTACAAAAATATGAAGGAAAGAGCAGAGTACCGAGTGTAAAAAAGAGTGCTGCAACAACTGCGCTCAATCGCAGCAACGCCAAAGAAATTCGAGAATCGGAGAGAATTCAAATATGATACGCAGTTGAGATTTAAGCAGTCCAAccaaaacattatattatagtagtatttgatgCAATGAAGAATTTACACTATGGAATAACGACAAATTAGTGTGACTAAGTTGGTGGTTGTCTATTACTTACTATTTCTTTACTAGtgtacattttatttctttggcCAATTATAGGAGgaaatatgaattttcatcaaattttagtatattcaataattttaaaattcgtcCTATTATTTAGCATTTACAATTACACCGCAcctaaatatttatcacatattttagtactatattCTTTGTTGAATCAttctcttttcctttaattcacaaaacaacattatataAACTCTCATgtcataaagaaaatatttcacatttaGTCAGctggatggagtattatgttAGGATATTTCCAGCaataatttttagaataaGAACTTCGAAAACTGAAAATCATATTCCACCTGTCCCAGTTAAGATGACCCTGCTATTCTTTTTTGCacgtgttttaaaaaaattataataaataattaaaatagaaagaaaataatataagagaaaaaataatataaaatagagtttgttctacattattctctcacACACTTTAATTTGTCTTATTTTACAAAACATATTAGTTTATGAGGATATAGATTCTGcaacttagagcatccgcagcggtgacgtccgtccgtccgtgccgctgagcacgagctcgtccgtccgccgCTGCGAgttgtccgtccgtgccagcggcacggcgctgctcttagctaagagcacgtccgtgccgctgagcagccttACGTGGCGGCACacgattggccaacggcaatttcgtttctttttgtaatttttaaaaaaaattgaatttaatttaaaaaatcattttttaattataaaaaaattattttcccacttctcaataaattatatccattttctacacacttttattttatttttcaaattttcaccctaaaattcactttttaattatgtactttagaattttaattatgtattttttattttttaggatttaattatgtaatttttatattttaatatatttttatattgtatatgtttttagtaattaaagtatttaaattaaataatagaatagtgggacccttgagcttgtccttgcagaagagcacggatgtgagtgttgtgctcttacctaagaacaaggagtaaaagtgggtccgggcccacctccatactcttatttaagagcacggatggggatgctcttatattCATCAATCAACAAATGAATATTGAGTGGactgatatgttttatatcaATGAATAGCAAACTGAAATAATTATGTGCATTACTataatacatacatttttgaaaacttaAATCGATGATGTGATTGAGTTTGTTGTCAAATTTATACATATTCTTAATATAGAAATGATCTTAAATTTCAGCTATCATATTAAAATCGAATTTTCCAAATTAAGTCGGCGAAATTAAACTTTACGGTTTTtcctatcaatttttttagtttcaagcaaatttcataatttttccaatAGTAGAAACCTTTTCTGTAAGTGGTTAGTGAATTATTGAAATGCAACGTCACGGATATCTTTTCCACAAATAATTGCGATATGAAGTTGTCCTTGTCCGAGTGctttatgttaattattttgtaaaacaCTATACAAGATTTTTAGTGAGTTAGAACTTAGAACTTAGAACATGTGACTCGTATCGGAGAATAATGACAAGAAATTGTCGGATAAAAAAGGTCAGTTCACGGAAGGAATTCCGTCGAGCAACCGATAAACAAAGACTgagaaaagtaaaatacagaaaaataaaaatatgataaaagaTAATTGTATTTCTTTAATGAATTATTCCAAAGGTAACAAagactcctatttataatagaaataatcTAACTTAATGAtcaagaaaaagtaaagatatgcaaaattaataataataaattaatagagaTATTTGGATATTACATAGATATACTCTTGTAAACACGACTATTTCctctaaacaaaaaaaaaaatgattattgatATGGGGTTTCGTTAATCGTACATGTTTAAGATTTTGTTCGTTTATACACATAAGCTCGAACGTTCAGTATATTAAAACATCTTATCAATCaagttttatttcataatcCTCAAAATTTAAAGAGGGTAGCGCAATATTAATTGTCACTTGGATCATTGAATAATTATACTCAGTCTGTcattatcaaataaatcattgGAAGCAAATAATGTTTGCTTTTTGCACAAAAGATAAGATTAACCAATTTATAATTCAGACAAgaatctttaaaatatttcaagctcttgaattattatattcaaGACCATTTCATGGCCTATCGTCACAGCAACCATGGCCctagtaattaatttgtagtactattttgtgCTTATCTTTTCGTTGTTTGGAGAGAAATGTTCGATGATGGAATATTACTAACGTGGTGGGAACTACTTTGCATGTGGTTGTAAATAGTTACTAGTTTCGTATTATTGGTTCTAATTCGTCAATTCAAACTAAATTCATTTTCGTTACAAATTTGGGCAATTACaaacaataatatatatagaaagagTTCATTAGTAActagtttttaattgttttttctaGCCCTTCTTTTAGTAATCATGATTCATGTAGTAGTACATCAAGTCACATATCATCGCAAAGCTCTCGCAGAGCCTCACGTGCTAAGCAACGGGTACAGTCCGTAACTATTCCTGGAAGCAAAAAGGTAAATGATCGATTTTGTCCCATCATTTAGACAATTATATTTAGCATCCCTcgtttcatttttgaaaaataaaatgtcctCCAAAAAATTATCTTGCCgatcatcttttttctttgctttaaatttattagcaTAACTGACATATAAGTTCATGCATGACTTGGAAAACTTTTTTAGCAATAAAACTTTGATTTGCCTCCATCACTCACTCGACGATTCCTTCAGCCCTCTCCACGACGATCTTGACTCCAAAGCCCTCGCCACCACCAATCCCAACGACGATCGCATCAACGAGCGGACAAAGCAAACATCAGTCAGATCACTCTGAGATCAAGAGGAGAGTATAGCGGACCATCACAGGGGGCGAAAGAGAACGAAATTTCTATGTGCCCTTTTGTCTATCTTTTTTAGGAAACTTTTTTTACTTGACCTAGTAGTTTGATAAACAGACtgtagtaaattttaaaatctttggATAATATTCaggattttattattttcatactctctcgtcctataaaaatatgtgcactttccattttcgtctctcccataaaaatatgagcttTTTCATTTGTGGAAAGTTGTCCTCAACTCATTActtatatacattaatttatatataatttatactctTATGACCCACCATTACAACTCactaaacactaataataatatgaatcaccctatccactaatactatttttattatcttttttcttctctcttttgtttaactaattatgcattaattcttGTATCATTTGAAATGGCCACgttataattgaaatattgcaCTCCTATAATGTATAGGAGAAATAATAAGTATTAATGTAACTCGGCCCAAATCAATCAGGACTTGTATTGCACTCCTATAAAGTATAGGAGAAATAATACTGTAGAAGTACTAATGTAACTCGGCCCAAATCAATCAGGACTTGTTGTGGGTAACCCAACTTGggcccaaaatgaaaatacaagTACTCCACCCAAAACATTCTATAATGTAGTCATATTTAATATGCTTCCTTTTTAGTAAGTCAGAATGCAGAAATAGTCTGACTTTTTACCCCGCACATATTACGACATTCTTGTTTTAGTTACTGACTTCTGAATAAAGATTTTCCCAACAAAGTAAATATCTCTGATGGGACTCAACAACTCcatgaaaaaacaaactttCTAGAGCCATATTACTGTACTATATCACCACACCACTTCTAAGTTCTAACACATGACCAAATATTAGAATTCAATCTTATCACAATAAATTGtgctactactactagtattgtGATGTGGTCCCAACATTTAGGAGATCGTATATTTGCTTCAATAGATTAGATTAGATTAGATTGAATTTAAACAATAATATGCTATAGgagtcttctttatttttgagctttaaataatgttaagaaaagtgaacgaaagaaaattagtagaatatgtgagtggaatgtgagacctttTACTaccatttataaaaataatgaatcagAAGTCATATTCACGGACAGACTAAGTGGCAAAACatgactcctattcgtggacggatgaagtattttgttAGCTCTTCCCGCCATATCTCATGCAACTTTGGCTTGCTAGCTCGTTCCACAGAATGGGACGACAACAAGCCCCCCACAACTATCCCCTTATGTCCCCTCTGGGGATATCCGATAAAATTGGAAGAGAAGATTAGGATCGCCCCTGCACAAGGATGACACGCATAAATCGAGATGTCCATATCCGCCCATGCACAAGGATGACATGCATAAATCGAGATGTCCATGTCCGatctttttttactataacaaaattaatctctAAACAATTTAATCTTGAACTAAATCGATGTTAATTTGGTTTTCCACttactataaaattgatgaaaataatgttaaattaattgattagcCTAAAACACATAGAATCCATGGATGCGATAGTTCATGACGctagcaacaaaaaaaacagcAACACCAATTGaacaaaaatcacaattcTGGAATCGAAATCGCCGTGATCTGAGCTCgaatcaccaccaccaccaccaccgtaCAGATCCGGCTTCAAATTCACAGAACTACCGGAATTTCTGTGATCCGCCGCCATTGTTTTGTTGCTAGGCGCAGCAATTATCACAGCATCGTCACAGCTAGGGTTCTGCAACAGCCTCGAGCTCGTATTGCTCGTCCTCACCGCCAGATCCGCGCACAAACCGTCGTTCTCTCGAATGTCGAGGCGCTGCCCGATCCTGTTCATGAATTCCGGCGGAAACATCAGCCGCCCGCTCAGATGATTCCTGCTCAGATTCAACGTGTCGAGATTCCGCAGCGATCCGATCTCCGCCGGAACCGCGCCGTCGAGGCGGTTATCGTCGAGCGACAGCGCCGTCAGGTTAGTCAAATTCGAGAAAACGCTCGGGATCGGGCCATGGATCCCGCAGCTCGAGAGGCTCAGAACCGCGAGACGTGTGAGCGAGCTCGCGAAGGAGGGGAATTTCGAATTTAACGGATTGGATTCCATGATTAGGTACTGTAACTGCTGCATTCCCGAGAGGCTTTCATGGATGGGACCTGTGAATGAGTTATGGCTCAGATCTAACAAATTCAGCCTCGTCAAATTCCCCAGCTCCGGCGGCGGAGCTCCTCGGAGTCTGTTCCAGCTCAGATCGATCTTCTCGAGGGAATCGAGGCCGCCGATCGAGCTCGGCAGCGTGTTATCCAACGAATTGAAGCTGAGATCGAGAATCGTGAGCTTCTCCAAACCTCCAATTTCACCAGGAATCGCACCGGTTAAATTGTTACGGCTGAGAACGAGCTGCTGCAGATTAACCAGATCTCCAATCTCCTCCGGAATTCCGCCGCTGAGATTGCTCTGCGACAGGCACAGCGTTTTGAGCGACGATAGATTCGCGATCGTCGACGGAATCTCTCCGATCAGGGCAGGATTCGACTCCAGAGTCAAGTGCTCCAAAGAGGCGAGAGATTGAAAGAGGCGTTTGTTTAAAGACACCTCTGATTCAGTGAAGCaattgatgagagagagagttcgAAGGTATGGCAATTTGAGAAGAGAGTCGGAGATTTTCGCAGAAGCCTTACACGGCGGTGAAACGACGTCGTCCCCTACATGAATCTTGGTGATGTGAAACATATCAGTCTCCTCCATAAGCCCACACTCCACACCCGGCCACGGCGTATCGGTGCACGGCAGCGGGTGCATCTGCGCCCAAGTGGGGTCCTCCAACAGCGACCCCATCACCTCAAACAGTGCAAAcagctcctcctcctccatccCTCCGCCGCCGGAGTAATCATAACACGCAGCTCCACCACAAAGGACAAGAATCAAGACGAAgacagaagaagaagaagccatAATAAGGTAAGAAATTCTCTCCTCTGAATATTTGGATTTGTGAAAAAAGTGTGTTTGGGAGTGAGGAATTTAATGGGGAATTCATGGGTTGGTCTGGCCAGTGATAAGGCTGCATGCATAGATCAAAAGAAAAGGGGGAAAGGGTGGTTTGTTGCCGAGatggggagagagagaggggtgGCATGCGGGGAGAGGAGAGGGAACAGTTGCCATTTGGGAAGGCAGTCAAAGTGAAAAAGTGGTGTTCAAAACAAAACTGTGTTGTAATGTGATGGGACAGCTCTCTCTTGATACAGACATGCCAATGTTACTGTGCCCAGTTTTTACTAGAGTCTATGTTAGGTCATCCCAGATGGATCAGCTGGTGGAATCAAGTAATGTCATTCACAGATGCCATAAAGGGTACCAAGCTTGACTGTACATGTCTACATGTTTTTAGATTACAAACCATGGTTGTTGGTGAAGCTCTTGACTGTATGTATTGTTGATAGGAATGAAATATTATCAACATATTTATGCTTTTCACTTGGAAATTGGAATCATAACTCCCTGTTTATTAAATGagtctctaattttattataactagtatcacacccgtgctatgcacggactaaggtaattttaaaatattaattttagaatgtaATTCAATTAACTAAAACTATaaacaatatcattatatgaaaattgttaattttagaaatgtgttgacttttcactaaaaaaagaatgaatcTATTACTATCgaacataccaaaatgacaaaataactcaactactATTGAACGTaggtagtagtataatattatatgtttataaatattatcacCATTTAAAACTTCTAACTCCGCATTCTTTTCAAAAgctagattaatttaatattaagagttaatttattattagacacattcttattttgtattttatccttttaaattagtactataatttctaattattaaataaattcgtGAATacgattttataatttgtgattaaaTTTACAGAAACATATTTGAATTCCATAGTTGGATAGATAGCGAACCATAACTATGGGGATAGATTGTGCCAAaccaatttattataaatagaaattaataattttgcaaaattaaaaagttgaataaTGAGCCAAATTAGATAAAGAAACTCAAACTCATAAAACAACTAAACCCCCAAGGGCCCAATAAGTAATTTCTTAACATCAAATAtttgaacaaataaaattacaaccaCTACTCatattgttaagttttattaaattaaatttgatttcaatggTCAGTGTCTTCCATTTATCAAAGAAATatgttattagttattagagATCTACTAATCATACGTTCAAACATACGATTATATCTTTAGAGGCCCTTTAATcgcacattttacttttttatctttagTCGTAAATATGTATTAATCattttgcatttaaaattaaaaaatgaatcatttaAACTCTCtctatattactccattttttcTGCAGAATGgttgtttttagtttaagttttaatatggCCCGCTTAGTAAAAATATACGGGGGAAGTTAGGATTCagctaaaatataaatacgtgaaaaataatggagtactgtacattatttttgtaaaatggaaaaatgactctgaCCGTGAgaccaaaaaataaagcaagtttccatcacacaaaacaaaaaaaaaacacctaaAGAATGTATAATTACCACTTCTCCTAATGAGATTTAAGATATTGTTTATTAAAAGctactataatttaagattgcaCTGATGAAACACTTTCTAGTCGAGATTCATTTCATTGCAATATAGTGACCCTATACACTAAAAACCCAAACCTTGAAACCCTAaacccttaactttaaaatatactcatcatgaccaacaaatgaatcaaatatcataaaattctCCCTCTGTCCAAGTTCAGTTCTACTTTGTTGTtcacttattctattttacacTGATGATTTAAGATTGCACTGATGAGACACTTTCTAGTCGAGcttcatttcattgcaatATAGTGACCCTATACACTAAAAACTCAAACCTTGAAACCTTAATCTTAaacccttaactttaaaatatactcatcatgaccaacaaatgaatcaaatatcataaaattctccctctgtcccaattCAATTCTACTTTGTTGTTcacttattctattttggggATTTTAGATAAGTATTCGATATCTTACACTGGGTCGGCCTACTTGATAATCCTTACTGATAGTAGAGGTTTTTTTTACCTAAATCTTAAGAAAGTGTTTTACAATAGGGCTATGTGAACGGtaaacaaaaattttttttgcttgcATTCATCCAAGCATCTATTCACCCAGTGGTATTATTTATTAGAGCCGAAGTAGTGTTTTGTTGAAGCTATACTTGTATTCTATCtaatcaaataattgtgtttcaTAGGTGTAAGGaatgtaataaaaagaataaaatacatatatgaaggctaaaaaatgaaatgcaaagCTAGACAAATAATTTCCACCACGGTCATCAGTCcatgaattatttggtcaAAAACGCGTCCATGATATTGAAAGTACAACCAAAAAATGTATAGTAAAGATGATAATCTTACCAAAAAGTGGTTCATCACACACATTACCAATCTGCATAATCTCCTCAAATGacttagaaataaaaaaaagcatttttagaaattgagGCTCATTAACTTCAAACATTTGTATGCTTGAAATCATCTTAATGTGGTATTGATTTGTAACTGGATTGCGAGGCCGATTTTGCCTCACGAGAAAATTGCGTATACGAAAAATACCCCCTTCCCTAATTAGTGCACCAAACTTAGTGCACCAAACCTTGCGTGTAGAATTCGTGGAATAGTTGCTTGAATCCTTATGCCTGAACACAAAAAAAGGCCATAGCTAATGATTTCATATAACTTGCAAAAACAtaactaaaaagcaaaaaacaaTGTACCATTCGATCGTGAAGAATACATTCTAAACTCACGATATTAGTTCTGTCTCTAGGAGCGGCAACTTCGTAGACATGGATGCAACGGACTTTGATAATCGAATTAGTTTTCGTTGGTTGTAGATCATCGAGCAAGGTGTGACATGGTTCCATGATATCAACCTTGCTACTCGTGGGAAGaacaaaaagatgaaatttgAGCTGTATAAACTAAGTAGGTATATGAGGATAGATCaaatgtcatatttatagggcaaaatatttttatgatatttaacttatctaaatttaaaagtaatttatttatatctttgaataatatttcaatatcgGGAATATAAGTAGTCTGCTATatgaacaaatatttaatgtaaGATTTAAAGTgatgataattatatttatagtacttaTTTGCAAATAGTAGCCATAGTTATCATTTGGAAAAAAGTAACGacaattcaaattatcttAAATAAATGATATGGCTAAACATCAATATAGCGTTTTTTAAAAACTGCCGGCtaatctaataataatgtaatcaAAGCTTTCTAacctttcattttctatattaatgcacactattttataaaaattaaaattcatccCCTAACTTATGCGGCTGTTTTCAAACTCTTCACATTCTCCACTTaggttaaaattaaatttggcaaaatattatattgttgTAAAAGATTAGTATAAGATGTGCATTTGATGCACACCATGATGATGAGAGTTATTTTTTGGACAATTAATATAGAGTAATTGCTATAATGCAGTGACAAATATTGATACACACAATGATGGTGGGAGTTATGTTTTGGACAATTAATATGCAATAACTTGAAAAATCGGTTCACATACCTTCTCATAATCACAAAAGATGcaaaatccaatcttttttAGAGTCTcgacaattttataaaaatttctactaaacactaaaatttacattatataaatatagaccacaaaattgaaagtacaactttatttattcaatccTAAATGTACAACCCAATGACATAGTAAATAGAATTTCATTCTAGCAATCTTTTTGAGAGCCTCgacaattttataaacaatTTCTACCAAACACTAAAATCTAgtacattatataaatatagaccacaaaattgaaagtataactttatttattcaatccTAAATGTTCAACCCAGGTGGCTAATTTCATAAATACCctcaaaactccccttttatatatgtatagatttcAGTTTTCATATAAATGCACAAAAGTCTCATATTTAGGGCACGCACGATAAGGTTGCTCGTGTATGCGGTGTGCTGTGATTGCGGCTTTATTGAAACGTGTGGATCAGGGTGACAGATTGCTAAATCTACCATAGCTGCGGTTGATTTTAGGCCCTATTGCAGCCGCATCAACGGttgtgtttcaatttttttaacactccctccgtcccataaatattgtctcactttgaccgggcacggattttaagaaatgtaattaaaagtgagttgaaaaaaattagtggaatgtggatcctactttcatatattagttttataataaaatgttagtaggaatgagttagttgaatatatgatccactactaaaaatggtaaaaagtaaaatgggataaattttgtacgatagacaaaaatggaaaaatgggacaatttttgtaggacagatggagtataattttgtttagagcatctccaatgcaaataggtcagccataggccagccactctctctcctgccacgtcagcagcactaaaaatccacctgccacatcagatttaggccagccataggccagccgcaataaaaataattcaaaaaatactacatttacggaattaaaattacgattaaattacgaaattaaatttacgacatatatacggaaaaaattcgttaattttatttaaataaaaaaagtatattaactaaaaatcaaaaaaattacataataaaaaaaaaaa is drawn from Salvia hispanica cultivar TCC Black 2014 chromosome 6, UniMelb_Shisp_WGS_1.0, whole genome shotgun sequence and contains these coding sequences:
- the LOC125192783 gene encoding receptor like protein 29-like, encoding MASSSSVFVLILVLCGGAACYDYSGGGGMEEEELFALFEVMGSLLEDPTWAQMHPLPCTDTPWPGVECGLMEETDMFHITKIHVGDDVVSPPCKASAKISDSLLKLPYLRTLSLINCFTESEVSLNKRLFQSLASLEHLTLESNPALIGEIPSTIANLSSLKTLCLSQSNLSGGIPEEIGDLVNLQQLVLSRNNLTGAIPGEIGGLEKLTILDLSFNSLDNTLPSSIGGLDSLEKIDLSWNRLRGAPPPELGNLTRLNLLDLSHNSFTGPIHESLSGMQQLQYLIMESNPLNSKFPSFASSLTRLAVLSLSSCGIHGPIPSVFSNLTNLTALSLDDNRLDGAVPAEIGSLRNLDTLNLSRNHLSGRLMFPPEFMNRIGQRLDIRENDGLCADLAVRTSNTSSRLLQNPSCDDAVIIAAPSNKTMAADHRNSGSSVNLKPDLYGGGGGGDSSSDHGDFDSRIVIFVQLVLLFFLLLAS